From a single Cotesia glomerata isolate CgM1 linkage group LG6, MPM_Cglom_v2.3, whole genome shotgun sequence genomic region:
- the LOC123267805 gene encoding odorant receptor 2a-like, whose product MHFPLFLQFPSNKTDMEIYTRDQRELDNGVKAFAWIKFMSKCIGVWPLKPNYHLSNLIFLYFTYAMFTEYVNLFFCLPNLKKVIGNLTETLSFTHIYVRTVILRVYIKTLGEVMSESLKDYHERAYKTSEEVYELMTFMKKGKLFVKCASIFSFWTVSSWFLRPVTSGLASPPQGNSTFNIAAYPLPYKFHVFYEINSYRTYVLTYISWSPFAFIIGFGHVTSGCFLIILTFHVSGKLAVLATRIDALKYKSEGIRRELDEIIFEHSRLLKMGEGIKRAYAPSLLIYFMNGSILLTFIGYKILVSWTVRDNKNLTPYYIFISTVYLAMCVFCTLSENLIAQSKKVSNAFWNCHWYNMPQDCVKDIIFCIKRSQKPLCLTAGSFVTLGSSTLTDVTKTSMGYLSVLRSFMVSEQSA is encoded by the exons ATGCATTTCccattatttttacaatttccgTCAAACAAAACAGACATGGAAATATACACCCGT GATCAGCGAGAATTGGACAATGGTGTAAAAGCGTTTgcttggataaaatttatgtcCAAGTGCATCGGAGTTTGGCCACTAAAGCCGAATTATCATCTCTCGAACttaatttttctgtattttaCCTACGCTATGTTCACCGAgtacgttaatttatttttctgccTTCCGAATCTGAAGAAAGTAATCGGAAATCTCACAGAAACTCTGTCTTTTACGCATATTTACGTTCGTACAGTGATACTGAGAGTGTACATCAAGACTTTGGGCGAAGTAATGTCTGAGTCTTTGAAGGATTATCATGAACGCGCTTATAAAACTTCCGAGGAAGTTTACGAGCTCATGACTTTTATGAAGAAAGGCAAATTGTTCGTAAAGTGTGCTTCGATTTTCTCATTCTGGACCGTCAGCTCTTGGTTCCTGCGGCCTGTAACTTCGGGGTTAGCTTCACCACCGC AAGGAAATTCCACATTCAATATTGCTGCGTACCCTTTGCCGTACaaatttcatgttttttaTGAGATAAATAGTTACAGAACTTATGTGTTAACTTACATTTCGTGGAGCCCCTTTGCTTTTATCATCGGGTTCGGCCACGTGACATCAGGATGCTTTTTGATAATATTGACATTCCACGTCAGTGGAAAACTCGCTGTTTTAGCTACAAGGATCGATGCCCTGAAGTATAAAAGTGAAGGCATCAGAAGAGAACtcgatgaaattatttttgagcaTAGCAGATTACTCAA AATGGGGGAGGGAATAAAACGTGCTTACGCTCCGTCATTATTAATATACTTCATGAACGGAAGTATATTGTTGACGTTTATTGGATACAAAATACTCGTT tccTGGACTGTCAGAGACAACAAAAATTTGACTCCGTACTACATTTTTATCAGTACGGTATATCTTGCCATGTGCGTTTTTTGTACGCTCAGTGAAAATCTAATAGCGCaa TCAAAAAAAGTTTCCAATGCATTTTGGAATTGTCACTGGTACAACATGCCCCAAGATTGCgttaaagatattattttttgtatcaagCGGTCACAAAAACCACTTTGTTTAACTGCTGGTTCATTTGTTACTCTTGGGAGCAGTACTCTAACTGAT GTCACCAAAACAAGTATGGGATACTTGTCCGTTTTACGAAGCTTCATGGTTTCAGAACAATCtgcttaa
- the LOC123267819 gene encoding LOW QUALITY PROTEIN: uncharacterized protein LOC123267819 (The sequence of the model RefSeq protein was modified relative to this genomic sequence to represent the inferred CDS: substituted 2 bases at 2 genomic stop codons), protein MEYSRDQRDLDKGVRVFTWARIMSKCIGVWPLEPNYYLFNLSFLYFTYIMFTEYVNLFYCLPNVKKVINNLTENLAFTHIYIRTLMLRVHIEKLREIISESLKDYHVSAYKNSEEVYLFMGYMKKGKFFVKYATIFVVMTVTSWFIRPITSSSAQAPPSDNSTITKFTYVLPYKFHVFYPINSYRAYVLISHGPFAFISGLGHVTRMFLIMLSFHVSGRLAVWQRGSMLXNTKRRTXKELNEIIFEHSRLLKCYGRGIKRHMLRHYWIYLMNGSILICIIGYQILLIFTLGIKKNLTPFFVFIMTVYLCYNYFCILSEHLIAESKKVSNAFWNCQWYNMDQDCTKDIIFCIKRSQKPLCLRAGAFVTFGNNTLTEVTKTAMGYLSVLRNFLLTEQS, encoded by the exons ATGGAATACAGTCGT gaccAGCGTGACCTGGACAAGGGTGTCAGAGTGTTTACTTGGGCGCGAATAATGTCAAAATGCATCGGAGTGTGGCCATTAGAACCCAATTATTATCTCTTCAACctaagttttttatattttacgtaCATAATGTTTACCGAGTACGTTAATTTGTTTTACTGCCTTCCAAATGTAAAGAAAGTCATCAACAATCTCACCGAAAATCTGGCTTTCACTCATATTTACATTCGAACTTTGATGCTGAGAGTTCACATTGAAAAATTACGTGAAATTATTTCTGAATCTTTGAAGGATTATCATGTAAGTGCgtataaaaattctgaagaaGTTTACCTGTTTATGGGTTACATGAAGAaaggtaaattttttgttaaatatgcTACGATTTTCGTCGTTATGACCGTCACTTCTTGGTTCATCCGTCCGATAACATCATCTTCAGCTCAAGCACCTC cATCAGACAATTCAACAATCACAAAATTTACTTACGTTTTGCCTTACAAATTCCATGTTTTCTATCCAATCAACAGCTACCGTGCTTATGTTCTGATCTCACATGGTCCATTCGCTTTTATCAGCGGATTGGGCCACGTTACCAGGATGTTTCTCATAATGCTTTCGTTCCACGTAAGCGGAAGGCTGGCAGTTTGGCAACGAGGATCGATGCtctgaaatacaaaaagaAGGACATAGAAAGAgcttaatgaaattatttttgagcaCAGCCGATTACTGAAGTgc TATGGGCGAGGGATAAAAAGGCATATGTTACGTCATTATTGGATATACTTGATGAACGGAAGTATATTAATCTGCATTATTGGTTACCAAATATTGCTA ATCTTTACTTTGGggatcaagaaaaatttaacgcctttctttgtttttataatGACGGTGTATCTTTGTTATAACTATTTTTGTATATTGAGTGAACATCTTATTGCAGag TCGAAGAAAGTTTCAAATGCATTTTGGAATTGTCAGTGGTATAACATGGATCAAGATTGTAcaaaagatattattttttgtatcaaaCGATCACAAAAACCGCTCTGTCTCCGTGCTGGGGCTTTTGTTACATTTGGTAACAACACATTAACAGAA GTAACGAAGACGGCCATGGGATACTTGAGTgttctaagaaattttttacttacagAACAATCttga
- the LOC123267810 gene encoding odorant receptor 13a-like, whose translation MKKFSQDQKNLDDGVKMYDWMRWLSKGIGVWPLAPNDYLFALSYLYFTSVMASALIDLYISLGNLRKVIDNLSESLALMHLYTSTLMLRVHCGKLRYVLTELLKDYKINAFENSTELKIFLAHIKEGKAFAKTVLYFIAVTEVIWYILPVVIISSISVGENDTIPFILPYRFYNIYPISSTRNYILTYIWEGIYFFINSCSHMTSEGFLILFVYQLSGRFAILAERINDLKNNPDMYKSQLKAIVKEHNRLLKIGDYIRDAYATALFAYLINGTILMSMIGYQILLSFMTAPDSNLTVYFLFIFTMYFIITAFCIVSEQLTEANNKVKEAFWNCEWYQMDRECIYDITYCISRSQKPLALQAGKFLYFSNNTLTDVTKTSLGYLSILRNFLIVN comes from the exons ATGAAAAAGTTTTCACAA GACCAAAAAAATCTTGATGATGGTGTTAAAATGTATGATTGGATGAGATGGCTGTCAAAGGGCATCGGTGTGTGGCCTTTAGCACCGAATGATTACTTATTTGCGTtgagttatttatatttcaccaGTGTCATGGCATCTGCGCTGATTGATCTGTACATAAGCCTTGGTAATCTTCGTAAAGTTATTGACAATCTTTCAGAAAGTTTGGCGCTTATGCATCTGTACACATCAACGTTGATGTTGAGAGTTCATTGTGGAAAATTGCGCTATGTATTGACAGAGTTACTGAAagattacaaaataaatgCTTTTGAAAATTCAACAGAATTGAAGATATTTTTGGCGCATATCAAAGAAGGCAAAGCATTTGCTAAAACAGTTCTTTATTTTATCGCAGTCACTGAAGTTATCTGGTACATACTCCCGGTAGTAATAATATCATCAATTTCCG ttGGGGAAAATGATACGATACCATTTATTCTTCCATACCGCTTTTACAATATCTACCCAATTAGTTCCACAAGAAATTATATACTGACTTATATATGGGAGGGAATATACTTCTTTATTAACAGCTGCAGCCATATGACGTCAGAGGgctttttgattttatttgtgTACCAACTAAGCGGCAGATTTGCGATTTTAGCTGAGAGAATCAATGATTTGAAGAATAATCCAGATATGTATAAATCCCAACTGAAAGCAATCGTTAAGGAACATAATAGATTGTTAAA aATCGGAGATTACATCCGAGATGCGTATGCTACGGCATTGTTTGCCTATTTAATCAACGGTACGATTCTCATGAGCATGATTGGGTACCAGATACTTCTA AGTTTTATGACAGCGCCTGATTCTAACTTGACGGTCtactttttgtttatatttacaatgtattttataattactgcTTTTTGTATTGTCAGTGAACAGCTCACAGAAGCG aataacaAAGTTAAAGAAGCTTTTTGGAATTGTGAGTGGTATCAAATGGATCGAGAGTGTATTTATGACATAACATACTGCATATCTAGAAGCCAAAAACCACTTGCGCTGCAggctggaaaatttttatattttagtaatAACACATTGACAGATGTAACTAAAACATCACTTGGATATTTATCAATACtgaggaattttttaattgtaaactaa
- the LOC123267813 gene encoding odorant receptor 67c-like yields MEVSVEDQRDLDEGIKMFYWGERVSRGIGVWPLAPNNNLFTVFFIYLTVTGSLEYVSLFKEYIDFTSAIDMITEILAFQHIYVSILMLRVHTDKLRYLITESLKDYQLSAFKNSLEIKIFIAYINKGRAFAKFVITFIATTAISWFFLPLTTLVAPVSDNETMQFVVPYRFYIFYEVNDYTTYLLTYISQGPPFFIISTGHITSEGFLIVLVFHLCGRLAILVERINGLNNEPNISKIKLSKIISEHARLLKMGENIRGAFATALLAYLLNGMILLCLIGYQILVNIMTGPNSDLMLHFTFIFATYFIITTFCIVSEQLIEESNSVCEAFWNTEWYNMPRECIYDIIYCINRSQKPLALQAGKFSYFDSTTLTEVTKTSMGYLSVLRNFLTVD; encoded by the exons ATGGAAGTCTCTGTGGAA GATCAAAGAGACCTAGATGAAggtataaaaatgttttattggGGCGAAAGGGTGTCCCGAGGCATTGGTGTGTGGCCCTTAGCTCCAAACAATAATCTTTTCACagtattttttatctacttGACTGTTACTGGATCGCTTGAATACGTCTCACTTTTTAAGGAGTACATCGACTTCACAAGCGCCATTGATATGATTACTGAAATTCTTGCATTCCAGCATATTTATGTATCCATATTAATGTTGAGAGTCCATACTGATAAACTGCGTTATTTAATAACAGAGTCGCTGAAGGATTACCAACTGAGCGCTTTCAAAAATTcgttagaaataaaaatattcatcgcGTATATCAACAAAGGCAGAGCTTTTGCTAAATTTGTCATCACTTTTATAGCAACGACAGCAATTTCTTGGTTTTTTCTGCCCTTAACAACATTAGTCGCTCCAG ttaGCGACAACGAAACAATGCAATTTGTTGTACCATATcgtttttacattttttacgaAGTTAATGATTATACAACGTACCTACTGACATACATTTCTCAAGGGCCTcccttttttataattagcaCCGGACACATCACGTCTGAAGGCTTTTTAATAGTACTTGTGTTTCATTTATGTGGAAGATTAGCCATTTTAGTCGAAAGGATAAATGGGCTGAATAATGAACCAAATATCAGCAAAATTAAacttagtaaaataatttcagaacATGCGAGATTATTGAA aatggGCGAAAATATTCGCGGAGCTTTTGCAACAGCATTATTGGCGTATTTATTAAACGGAATGATTTTGCTGTGCTTGATCGGATATCAAATCCTCGTT AACATTATGACAGGACCGAATTCTGATCTGATGCTTCACTTTACATTCATCTTCGCGacgtattttataataacaacaTTTTGCATCGTCAGTGAACAACTCATTGAAGAG AGTAACAGTGTTTGCGAAGCTTTTTGGAATACAGAGTGGTACAATATGCCTCGGGAGTGTATTTACGACATAATATACTGCATAAACAGAAGCCAAAAGCCTCTTGCGCTGCAAgctggaaaattttcatacttTGACAGTACCACATTGACTGAGGTGACTAAAACATCGATGGGTTACTTGTCAgtgttaagaaattttttaaccgtCGATTGA